From Roseburia hominis, the proteins below share one genomic window:
- the abc-f gene encoding ribosomal protection-like ABC-F family protein, giving the protein MILACHNLTKAFGDQIIVSGGSFHIEDREKAALVGLNGAGKSTILKMIVGELPADDGNVILTKGKTLGYLAQHQDLMSGRSIYEEVKTAKADIIEMERQIRQIELELPHLTGEELENRLLVYQRLTSAFEHADGYAYKSEITGVLKGLGFAEEEFTKQVDALSGGQKTRVSLGKLLLVRPDILLLDEPTNHLDLNSIAWLETYLMNYPGAVLIVSHDRYFLNRVVTKVIEVENGDLHTYLGNYSVFAEQKRQLRDARLKEYLNQQREIRHQEAVIEKLRSFNREKSIRRAESREKMLNKMTRIEKPVEMNTEIHLTLEPSRISGNDVLKVEGLGKAFPPQTLFQDVNFEIKRGEHVAVIGDNGTGKTTLLKILNRVISADKGSFTLGTNVEIGYYDQEHHVLHMDKTIFEEISDDYPKLTGTQIRNMLAAFLFTGDDVFKRIGDLSGGERGRVSLAKLMLSEANFLILDEPTNHLDITSKEILEKALNDYTGTVLYVSHDRYFINQTATRILDLVNHTFINYIGNYDYYLEKKEALTAIYSSAPSDGNARFGDASVPAGSAPAPTQSKLSWQEQKEEQARLRKRQNELKRTEERITVLEERNVEIDELMTQEEVYTNSVRCQELAHEKEANEEELAGLYEKWEELAE; this is encoded by the coding sequence ATGATACTGGCATGTCATAATCTGACAAAAGCATTCGGGGACCAGATCATCGTATCCGGTGGCTCCTTCCATATAGAAGATCGTGAAAAAGCGGCGCTGGTAGGACTAAATGGCGCCGGCAAATCCACGATCCTAAAAATGATCGTAGGGGAGCTTCCCGCGGACGACGGGAATGTGATCCTCACAAAAGGCAAGACCCTTGGATATCTCGCGCAGCATCAGGACCTGATGAGCGGCCGCAGCATTTACGAGGAGGTAAAGACGGCGAAGGCGGATATTATCGAGATGGAGCGTCAGATCCGCCAAATCGAACTGGAACTGCCTCATTTGACCGGCGAGGAGTTGGAAAACCGTCTTTTAGTCTACCAGCGGCTCACCTCCGCCTTTGAACATGCCGACGGATATGCTTACAAAAGCGAGATTACCGGCGTGTTAAAAGGACTTGGTTTTGCGGAGGAGGAATTCACCAAACAGGTAGATGCCCTGTCGGGTGGTCAGAAGACCCGGGTCTCTTTGGGAAAGCTCCTTCTTGTGCGCCCGGACATCCTGCTCCTTGACGAGCCGACCAACCATCTGGATTTAAACTCCATCGCCTGGCTGGAGACGTATCTGATGAACTATCCGGGAGCTGTTCTCATCGTCTCCCACGACCGCTATTTCCTGAACCGCGTTGTCACCAAAGTGATCGAGGTGGAAAATGGCGACCTTCATACCTACCTGGGGAACTACTCTGTTTTTGCCGAACAGAAAAGGCAGCTTCGCGATGCCCGCTTAAAAGAATACTTAAACCAGCAGCGCGAAATCAGGCACCAGGAGGCCGTGATCGAAAAACTGCGCTCCTTCAACCGGGAGAAATCGATCCGCCGCGCCGAGAGCCGTGAGAAAATGCTGAACAAAATGACCCGGATCGAGAAGCCGGTGGAGATGAACACGGAGATCCATCTGACGCTGGAGCCTTCCCGCATCAGCGGCAATGATGTTCTTAAGGTCGAAGGCCTTGGCAAGGCGTTCCCGCCGCAAACTCTGTTTCAGGACGTGAATTTTGAGATCAAGCGCGGAGAACATGTGGCAGTCATCGGGGATAACGGAACCGGGAAGACCACGCTGCTTAAGATCCTGAATCGTGTGATCTCTGCGGATAAAGGCTCTTTTACCCTGGGAACAAATGTGGAGATCGGTTACTACGACCAGGAGCATCATGTTCTTCACATGGACAAGACGATTTTTGAAGAAATTTCCGACGATTATCCGAAGCTCACCGGAACCCAGATCCGCAATATGCTGGCGGCTTTTCTCTTTACCGGAGACGATGTCTTTAAACGGATCGGCGACCTAAGCGGAGGCGAAAGGGGACGCGTATCCCTCGCCAAGCTGATGCTGTCCGAGGCGAATTTCCTGATTCTGGACGAGCCGACCAACCACCTGGATATCACCTCCAAAGAGATTCTGGAAAAGGCGCTCAATGATTATACGGGAACGGTCCTTTATGTCTCTCATGACCGTTACTTCATCAATCAGACCGCTACCCGGATCCTGGATCTGGTAAACCATACCTTTATCAATTATATTGGCAATTATGATTATTATCTGGAGAAAAAAGAGGCGCTTACCGCCATTTACAGCTCTGCTCCTTCCGATGGTAATGCGCGCTTTGGGGACGCAAGCGTTCCCGCCGGAAGTGCTCCTGCTCCCACCCAGTCCAAATTAAGCTGGCAGGAACAAAAGGAGGAACAGGCCCGCCTTCGCAAACGGCAGAATGAGCTGAAACGCACCGAGGAGCGGATCACTGTCCTGGAAGAGCGCAATGTGGAAATTGATGAGCTGATGACGCAGGAGGAAGTCTATACCAACTCCGTCAGATGCCAGGAGCTGGCCCACGAAAAAGAAGCCAATGAGGAAGAACTGGCAGGACTTTATGAGAAGTGGGAAGAGCTGGCTGAGTAA
- a CDS encoding redox-sensing transcriptional repressor Rex, with protein MEGREISQAVIRRLPRYYRYLGELLEHGVERISSNDLSKRMKVTASQIRQDLNNFGGFGQQGYGYNVKYLYTEIGKILGLDETHNMIIIGAGNLGQALANYTAFEKRGFILKGLFDVNPRLAGVTIRGIEIRMMDELQEFLQKTDIEIGVLSIPKAKAVEVANLLVAGGVKAIWNFAHTDLNLPDNIIVENVHLSESLMRLSYNITRYNDEHKTEK; from the coding sequence GTGGAAGGTAGAGAGATTTCTCAGGCAGTAATTCGCAGACTTCCTAGATACTATCGTTACCTTGGTGAGCTGTTGGAACATGGAGTTGAGAGGATTTCCTCTAACGATTTAAGTAAAAGAATGAAGGTGACAGCGTCCCAGATCCGCCAGGATCTGAACAATTTCGGTGGATTCGGACAACAGGGATACGGCTATAATGTGAAATATCTTTATACAGAGATAGGTAAGATTCTCGGACTTGATGAGACACACAATATGATCATTATCGGTGCAGGTAATCTGGGCCAGGCACTTGCGAATTACACGGCGTTTGAAAAGCGAGGATTTATTTTAAAAGGCCTTTTTGATGTGAATCCAAGACTGGCCGGCGTGACGATTCGGGGTATTGAGATTCGTATGATGGACGAGCTGCAGGAGTTCCTGCAAAAGACAGATATAGAAATTGGGGTTCTGTCGATTCCGAAGGCGAAGGCAGTGGAGGTCGCGAATTTGTTAGTTGCAGGAGGGGTGAAGGCAATCTGGAATTTCGCACATACAGACCTGAACTTGCCGGATAATATTATTGTGGAGAATGTTCATTTGTCAGAAAGTTTGATGAGACTGTCCTATAACATTACCCGTTACAATGACGAACATAAAACTGAGAAATAG
- a CDS encoding NAD(P)H-hydrate epimerase, whose amino-acid sequence MRYILTAEQMKASDMATICEIGIPSLVLMERAALRCVEVMKEEQIDLTKPLIVCGSGNNGGDGVAVARLLFEEGYTPEVVFVGNMSSRSQEMRAQMEILEKLGVSFGNSLPDREYSVIIDAVFGIGLSRIIEGRYREIIEQMNRYKGAKVAIDIASGISADTGQILGCAFRADLTVTFAYGKAGQYFYPGCDYSGRTVVRPIGIRNQALELSDEVYCSLERADLRRQMPVRPADSHKGTFGRVLMITGSKGMSGAAYLAAKAAYLTGAGLVQIYTEESNRQILQAFAGSGAHHI is encoded by the coding sequence ATGAGATATATTTTAACGGCCGAACAGATGAAAGCGTCGGATATGGCTACGATATGCGAGATCGGGATTCCCTCGCTGGTGCTTATGGAGAGGGCGGCTCTTCGGTGCGTAGAAGTCATGAAAGAGGAACAAATTGACCTGACAAAGCCGCTGATCGTGTGTGGATCAGGCAATAATGGCGGAGACGGAGTCGCGGTGGCAAGGCTTCTTTTTGAGGAAGGATATACACCGGAGGTCGTCTTTGTGGGAAATATGTCGTCTCGCAGCCAGGAGATGAGGGCCCAGATGGAGATCCTTGAAAAACTGGGCGTGTCTTTTGGCAACAGTTTGCCGGATCGGGAATATAGTGTAATTATAGACGCCGTTTTTGGAATCGGGCTTTCCAGGATCATAGAAGGAAGATACCGGGAAATCATCGAACAGATGAACCGCTATAAGGGAGCGAAAGTCGCGATCGACATTGCTTCCGGAATTTCGGCGGATACGGGGCAGATACTTGGCTGTGCTTTTCGGGCGGATCTGACGGTAACGTTTGCTTACGGCAAGGCAGGACAGTATTTTTATCCGGGCTGCGATTATTCGGGAAGAACTGTCGTGCGCCCAATTGGAATTCGTAATCAGGCGCTGGAGCTTAGCGATGAGGTCTACTGTTCACTGGAAAGAGCGGACCTAAGGCGGCAGATGCCTGTTCGTCCGGCAGATTCTCATAAAGGCACCTTTGGAAGGGTTCTGATGATCACCGGAAGCAAGGGAATGTCCGGCGCAGCCTATTTGGCGGCAAAGGCGGCCTATCTGACGGGGGCAGGGCTTGTGCAGATCTATACCGAGGAATCGAATCGGCAGATTCTGCAGGCTTTTGCCGGAAGCGGTGCTCACCACATATGA